In one window of Salvia hispanica cultivar TCC Black 2014 unplaced genomic scaffold, UniMelb_Shisp_WGS_1.0 HiC_scaffold_79, whole genome shotgun sequence DNA:
- the LOC125200069 gene encoding cryptochrome-1-like has product MEKKCKSIVWFRRDLRIEDNPALAAVARDGTVLPVFIWCPKEEGPYHPGRVSRWWLKHSLIHLQQSLRSLGAELVVIKAETTLSALLDCISAVGATKVVYNHLYDPISLVRDHNIKQKLVELGIEVQSFNGELLFEPWEVYDDNEQAFTTFNAYWEKCMNVQKDPVSHLPPWRLALAEGAGMNTSIEALNLENESEKSSNALLGRGWSPGWSSADKTFTEFVEHHLLNYSKDRLNVGRNSTSLLSPYLHFGELSIRKVFQSVRMKQLVWKNEQNTVGEESATFFLRAIGLREYSRYICFNFPFTHERSLLSSLQYFPWDSNQAHFKAWRQGRTGYPLVDAGMRELWATGWIHNRIRIIVSSFFVKFLLLPWQWGMKYFWDTLLDADIESDILGWQYISGSLPDGHELERMDSPQVQGFKFDPEGEYVRQWLPELARMPAEWIHHPWDAPLSVLKSAGVDLGSNYPKPLIDMDLARDRLTEAIATMHGKEAAGKAAVTDGTDEVVFDNSEPHEKVAVSKAVTRERKPCPASSSHDQRVPSMRNANSMIQNRKRPNPGEDGRALKDNLNSCNIGKQVSKMADEDLCSTAESSSSKKAMTNSRISFSVPRNCSSMSTSAPYPVPDSSDHNDSWHEEVGTGEMSSKNGTSNLQISGKQIIHEEES; this is encoded by the exons ATGGAAAAGAAGTGCAAGAGCATAGTGTGGTTTAGGAGGGATTTGAGAATTGAAGACAATCCAGCTTTAGCAGCTGTTGCAAGGGATGGGACTGTTTTACCAGTTTTCATATGGTGCCCTAAGGAGGAAGGCCCTTATCACCCCGGTCGGGTTTCGAGGTGGTGGCTGAAGCACTCCCTTATTCATCTGCAGCAGTCACTGAGATCTCTTGGTGCAGAACTCGTCGTCATCAAAGCTGAGACCACTCTCTCTGCTCTCTTAGACTGCATTAGCGCTGTCGGGGCGACCAAAGTTGTGTATAACCATCTCTATG ATCCAATTTCACTTGTTCGTGATCATAATATTAAGCAGAAGTTAGTTGAACTTGGTATTGAAGTGCAAAGCTTTAATGGCGAGTTATTGTTTGAGCCGTGGGAAGTTTATGATGACAATGAACAAGCATTTACAACCTTTAATGCATATTGGGAGAAATGCATGAACGTGCAAAAAGATCCTGTTTCACATCTTCCACCATGGCGCTTGGCTCTAGCTGAAG GAGCAGGTATGAATACCTCAATTGAGGCATTGAACCTTGAAAACGAATCGGAAAAGTCGAGTAATGCTTTACTGGGAAGAGGGTGGTCACCCGGTTGGAGCAGTGCTGACAAGACCTTCACTGAATTCGTTGAACACCATTTGCTTAACTACTCAAAGGATAGGCTAAACGTTGGGAGAAACTCTACTTCCCTTTTGTCTCCTTATCTGCATTTTGGTGAGCTTAGCATTAGGAAAGTGTTTCAAAGCGTGCGGATGAAGCAGTTAGTTTGGAAAAACGAGCAAAACACAGTCGGAGAAGAGAGTGCAACTTTTTTCCTTAGGGCTATCGGCCTCAGAGAGTATTCTCGTtatatttgtttcaattttccatTCACTCATGAAAGGTCACTGCTGAGCAGTCTTCAATATTTCCCATGGGACTCCAACCAAGCTCATTTCAAGGCTTGGCGACAGGGTCGGACTGGATATCCACTTGTGGATGCAGGAATGCGAGAGCTCTGGGCAACCGGATGGATTCACAACCGGATAAGAATAATTGTTTCAAGTTTCTTTGTGAAGTTTCTTCTTCTACCATGGCAATGGGGCATGAAGTATTTCTGGGATACACTTCTTGATGCAGACATAGAAAGTGATATTCTTGGTTGGCAATATATTTCAGGGAGTTTGCCCGATGGTCATGAACTTGAGCGTATGGATAGTCCACAG GTTCAGGGATTCAAGTTTGATCCAGAGGGTGAATACGTGAGGCAGTGGCTGCCTGAATTAGCAAGGATGCCGGCTGAATGGATCCATCATCCGTGGGATGCTCCTCTCTCCGTGCTTAAATCCGCAGGCGTGGATCTCGGATCAAACTATCCAAAGCCTCTAATCGATATGGACTTAGCCCGTGATAGGCTAACTGAAGCCATAGCAACCATGCATGGGAAAGAAGCGGCTGGAAAGGCAGCAGTGACTGATGGAACGGATGAAGTTGTGTTTGATAATTCCGAGCCTCACGAGAAAGTGGCTGTGTCGAAAGCAGTCACCAGAGAAAGGAAGCCATGTCCAGCTAGTTCGTCTCACGATCAAAGGGTTCCATCAATGAGGAACGCAAATAGCATGATCCAGAATAGGAAAAGACCGAACCCTGGAGAAGATGGTAGGGCTCTGAAAGATAACCTGAACAGCTGCAACATTGGCAAACAGGTGTCGAAAATGGCCGATGAGGACTTGTGCTCTACAGCGGAATCTTCGTCATCTAAGAAAGCCATGACAAACAGTAGAATCTCTTTCTCTGTTCCTCGGAACTGCTCTTCCATGTCAACTAGTGCACCATATCCGGTCCCTGACTCCTCGGACCACAATGATAGTTGGCACGAAGAGGTTGGAACAGGAGAGATGTCAAGCAAAAATG GAACCAGCAATTTGCAGATATCTGGGAAACAGATTATCCATGAAGAAGAAAGCTAG
- the LOC125200068 gene encoding inorganic phosphate transporter 1-4-like, translating to MARQQLEVLNALDVAKTQLYHFTAIVVAGMGFFTDAYDLFSISLLSKLLGRIYYTVPNSPKPGTLPPSVSSSVTGVALVGTLAGQLFFGWLGDKMGRKKVYGMTLLIMIVCSIASGLSFGSSPKGVMTTLCFFRFWLGFGIGGDYPLSATIMAEYANKKTRGAFVAAVFAMQGFGILFGGIVSLIVSAAFDHAFQSPSYEQNAAASTPPQADYVWRIVLMFGSIPAALTFYWRMKMPETARYTALVAKNAKQAAQDMGRVLNVEIEAEEEKVERMAQQKGSNFGLLSKEFLKRHGLHLFGTTSTWFLLDIAFYSQNLFQKDVFSAIGWIPPAKTMNAIGEVYKISRAQTLIALCSTVPGYWFTVAFIDIIGRFAIQMIGFFFMTVFMFAIAIPYDHWTKEANRIGFVVMYGLTFFFANFGPNATTFVVPAEIFPARLRSTCHGISAAAGKAGAIVGAYGFLYAAQNKDKSKADAGFPPGIGVKNALIVLGVINLLGMLCTFAVPEAKGKSLEEASQETIDESNGPQGP from the coding sequence ATGGCTCGACAACAGTTAGAAGTGCTAAACGCACTTGACGTGGCCAAAACCCAACTCTACCATTTCACCGCAATTGTGGTTGCTGGGATGGGCTTCTTCACCGATGCCTACGATCTCTTCAGCATCTCCCTGCTGTCCAAGCTTCTCGGCCGCATCTACTACACTGTCCCCAACTCCCCCAAGCCCGGGACTCTCCCCCCGAGCGTCTCCTCCTCCGTCACCGGTGTCGCCCTCGTCGGCACCCTCGCCGGCCAGCTCTTCTTCGGGTGGCTCGGTGACAAGATGGGCCGCAAAAAGGTGTACGGCATGACCCTCCTGATCATGATCGTCTGCTCCATCGCCTCCGGCCTCTCCTTTGGGAGCTCCCCCAAGGGCGTCATGACCACGCTATGCTTCTTCCGCTTCTGGCTCGGCTTCGGCATCGGCGGCGACTACCCCCTCTCCGCCACCATCATGGCCGAGTACGCCAACAAGAAAACCCGCGGCGCCTTCGTGGCAGCCGTCTTCGCCATGCAAGGGTTTGGAATCCTCTTCGGCGGGATCGTCTCCCTGATCGTCTCTGCCGCCTTCGACCACGCCTTCCAGTCCCCGTCCTACGAGCAGAACGCCGCCGCCTCCACCCCGCCACAGGCCGACTACGTCTGGCGGATCGTGCTCATGTTCGGGTCCATCCCGGCGGCCCTGACCTTCTACTGGCGGATGAAGATGCCCGAGACTGCCCGGTACACCGCCCTGGTGGCGAAGAACGCGAAGCAGGCGGCGCAGGACATGGGGAGGGTGCTGAACGTGGAGATCgaggcggaggaggagaaggtggAGAGGATGGCTCAGCAGAAGGGAAGCAACTTCGGTTTGCTATCAAAGGAGTTCCTGAAACGCCACGGTCTCCATCTCTTCGGCACCACATCCACCTGGTTCCTTCTCGACATCGCCTTCTACAGCCAGAACCTCTTCCAGAAGGACGTCTTCTCCGCCATCGGGTGGATCCCGCCGGCCAAGACCATGAACGCCATCGGGGAGGTGTACAAGATCTCCAGGGCGCAAACCCTGATCGCGCTCTGCAGCACCGTGCCGGGCTACTGGTTCACGGTGGCCTTCATCGACATCATCGGCCGGTTCGCCATCCAGATGATCGGCTTCTTCTTCATGACGGTCTTCATGTTCGCCATCGCCATCCCCTACGATCACTGGACCAAGGAGGCCAACCGGATCGGCTTCGTGGTCATGTACGGACTCACCTTTTTCTTCGCCAATTTCGGGCCCAACGCCACCACTTTCGTGGTGCCGGCGGAGATATTCCCGGCGAGGCTGAGGTCCACGTGCCACGGGATATCGGCTGCGGCTGGGAAGGCGGGAGCCATTGTTGGAGCGTATGGGTTTCTGTACGCAGCACAGAACAAAGACAAGAGCAAGGCCGACGCCGGTTTCCCGCCGGGCATTGGAGTGAAGAATGCTCTCATTGTTCTTGGAGTCATTAATTTGCTTGGAATGCTTTGCACCTTTGCGGTGCCTGAGGCCAAGGGTAAATCGCTGGAAGAAGCGTCACAAGAAACTATAGACGAAAGCAATGGGCCACAAGGACCTTAA